In the genome of Dyadobacter fermentans DSM 18053, the window GCAGATCGGTAATGCCGTGGGACTCGACGCGCCGGCTTCGCTGCTGCAAATCCTCCGGGCGATGCGCGACGAGGGCTACCGCATTGGCGACTTGCCGGCGAGCGGAACGGATCTGATCCATTCGCTGATCGACCGTTGCGCTTATGACGCGGACTTTCTCACGCCCGGGCAGCTGGCGCAGGCGGCCGCGCACGTGTCGGCAGCACGATATGCCGGTTGGTTTGAAGAACTGCCCGACACGGCACGCGGGAAAATGCTGAAACAATGGGACCCGCCTCCCGGCGAAACTTACGTGCACGACGGGCACATTGCCCTGGCCGGGCTCGACCTGGGGAATGCATTTGTGGCATTGCAGCCGCCGAGGGGATACGGAATGGATCCCGATGCGATTTACCACAAGCCCGATCTGCCTCCCACGCACCATTATTACGCATTGTACCGCTGGCTCCGCGACGATTGGGGCGCCGACGCCATCGTGCATGTAGGCAAGCACGGCACGTTGGAATGGCTGCCGGGAAAAGGGATCGGATTGTCGGAAAACTGCTTTCCCGATGCATTTCTGGCCGATTTACCATTGTTTTACCCCTTTATCATCAACGACCCCGGCGAAGGTTCGCAGGCCAAACGGCGCGCGCACGCGGTGATCGTCGACCATCTCACGCCGCCTATGACTTCGGCGGATACTTATGGCGAACTCGCGCAGCTTACGCAGCTGGTGGACGAGTATTACCAGGTCGAAAGCCTCGATCCCTCGAAACTGCCGCTGCTGCAAAGGCAGATCTGGGACCTGATTCAACAGACTAACCTCGACGCCGACCTTTCGGCTATGCTCAGCCGCGACCACGGCGACCATAAACATGACTGGGACGATGAAATGACGCCCGAAGGCGTGCCGGTGAGCCTCACCGAAATGGATGGCAAGGACATTGCCCACCTGATCGAGGACATCGACGGATACCTGTGCGAGCTGGGCGCGGCGCAGATCCGCAACGGGCTGCACACTTTGGGTGAAATGCCCGAAGGCGAGGCGCTCATTGATATGCTGCAATCGCTTACAAGGCTCCCAAACGGCCCCATTCCGGGCATGCAGGCGACATTGGCACATTTATATGGTTTAGAAATCAATACACTTCATCAACAAAAAGGACATAAACTACCCGAACCGGCCGAAAATCTGGCTGACTGGGCGGGAAGGCCGATCGTGACTGCCGCCGACGCGCTGGAAGTGCTCGATGAAATGGCCTCCCACATGATGCGCCTCTTCGAACATTACCGATTTGACGTACAGGCTGCCGACCGAATAATATTCGAATCCATTCACCGCGATCCGACGCTGCCCGAAATGGCCGCCCTGCGTGCGATACTCGCATTTGTATCGCAGGAACTCGTTCCCAATCTGGCCCGCACCGACGAGGAGATCAGCAACCTGCTGCATGGCCTCTCGGGTGGATACGTTCCCGCGGGCCCGAGCGGCGCGCCTACCCGCGGGATGGCGCATGTGCTGCCTACGGGCAGGAATTTTTACGCCGTCGACCCGCGGGTGTTGCCTTCCAAAGCCGCCTGGGAAGTGGGGCAGCAGCTCGCGAAGGAAGTCCTGGACCGCCATTGGAAAGAAACCGGCCGCTATCCCGAGAGCGTGGGGATCAGTATCTGGGGCACAAGCGCGATGCGCACGCACGGCGACGATGTGGCCGAAGTGCTCGCATTGCTTGGTGTGAGGCCGGTATGGCAAGCTGAGAGCCGGCGGGTCAATGGGTTGAAAATCATGTCATTGGAAGAGCTGGGCAGGCCGCGCGTTGATGTGACCACGCGCATCAGCGGGTTTTTCAGGGATGCATTCCCGCACCTGATCGAGCTCATGGACGAGGCTGTGCAGCTGGTAATTTCCGCGGATGAGCAACCGGAGGATAATTTTATCCGAAAGCACTATCTGAAAGAACTCGCCGAACTGCAAAAAGACGATGCATTGCCGATCGAAGAAGCGGAGGAGCGTGCCGCTTACCGCATTTTCGGAGCTGCGCCGGGGAGTTACGGCGCGGGTATTTTGCCGCTCATTAATGAAAAAAACTGGCAGAACGACGGAGATTTTGCCAAAGCATATATCAACTGGGGAGGCTATGCCTACTCACGCAATGCACAGGGCGTAGATGCACGGAAGGAGTTTACCGAGCGGCTGGCCAGCGTGGAAGTGGCATTGCATAACCAGGACAACCGC includes:
- the cobN gene encoding cobaltochelatase subunit CobN; translation: MKRQRVTRSDGKSINLVQRRGHLSYCYNACCCGRVDRGYAPIPVELYKNEWLRRKLRNVVHMTKGGCLGPCTLANVVTLLFDGHSVWFHSINYEWQIIAIFDYIESMVKADRYLVPPSDLAEYVFQFYTWKGSEASTALGQTAVPTDGIVFLTHADTDLLTLDRAMQLLPDDFPKTTGIGLMAIKSEEQMQQLLQREIAGAKIIIVRIHGRLSSIPGFNELVKLAGQRGQHLIVVSGTGELNPEFAAVSTVSPAILHETLAYLQAGGYNNLISLLSYLSDHLLMTGFGADAPVHLPEHGIYHPDLPEFADLADWLKHRDPALATIGITFYRAHWLSGNTAFVDAMIRSLEDRGVNVLPVFTSSLKSVDNATGKPLAFKYFDTAAGTGIDVLVNTISFAMTDIRPAGQTSNAPEALLDMNVPVLQAITSGMGAGPWESSSRGLNPLDTAMNVAIPEFDGRIITVPVSFKEKGKEARGYVPLDNRVERVAGIAVRFARLKHLRNADKKVAFILTNSNTKASQIGNAVGLDAPASLLQILRAMRDEGYRIGDLPASGTDLIHSLIDRCAYDADFLTPGQLAQAAAHVSAARYAGWFEELPDTARGKMLKQWDPPPGETYVHDGHIALAGLDLGNAFVALQPPRGYGMDPDAIYHKPDLPPTHHYYALYRWLRDDWGADAIVHVGKHGTLEWLPGKGIGLSENCFPDAFLADLPLFYPFIINDPGEGSQAKRRAHAVIVDHLTPPMTSADTYGELAQLTQLVDEYYQVESLDPSKLPLLQRQIWDLIQQTNLDADLSAMLSRDHGDHKHDWDDEMTPEGVPVSLTEMDGKDIAHLIEDIDGYLCELGAAQIRNGLHTLGEMPEGEALIDMLQSLTRLPNGPIPGMQATLAHLYGLEINTLHQQKGHKLPEPAENLADWAGRPIVTAADALEVLDEMASHMMRLFEHYRFDVQAADRIIFESIHRDPTLPEMAALRAILAFVSQELVPNLARTDEEISNLLHGLSGGYVPAGPSGAPTRGMAHVLPTGRNFYAVDPRVLPSKAAWEVGQQLAKEVLDRHWKETGRYPESVGISIWGTSAMRTHGDDVAEVLALLGVRPVWQAESRRVNGLKIMSLEELGRPRVDVTTRISGFFRDAFPHLIELMDEAVQLVISADEQPEDNFIRKHYLKELAELQKDDALPIEEAEERAAYRIFGAAPGSYGAGILPLINEKNWQNDGDFAKAYINWGGYAYSRNAQGVDARKEFTERLASVEVALHNQDNREHDLFDSDDYLQFHGGMIATIRNLTGQQPRHYFGDSQDPAKPVVRDLKEEALRVFRSRVVNPKWIESIKKHGYKGGLELTATVDYLFGYDATAHVVDDWMYEKVAETYALDAEMQQFFEQNNPWALNAIAERLLEAEQRGLWKAPSEEALEGLRNLYLKSEALLESRTE